In Bremerella cremea, the DNA window TTTTCGCTTAGCTCGATCCCTGGCACCGCAGTCGAAATGGCCTTGGTCGGTCCTCCATTGGCATGACCAGGCTTGGGATCGAGCGTATCGATCTGGCTCGGCCCGCCTGACATCCAGAGCAGAATGCACGACTTGGCAGGCTTCTTCCCAGCAGCCGCCTGGGCCAGCTTCGGCAACCAACCGGAACAGCTAACCCCGCTCAGCGAAGCGGCAGCAATCCGCATCAAATCGCGACGGGTGAACGAATCGAGCGCGTCATTTATCGACATAGCACGAACTCCGGGCTGTTGAGCAGGGCCCAAAGGATTTCTCCGTAGGCTTGCTGCTGCGATTTTTCGGCGGAATTATCGGTAACGAACTTGATCAAAGCGAGACGTTCTGCCTCGGTTGGTTTGCGGGTTAGCACCGCCAGGAACAGCGTATCTAGCCGGTCGCGATCGTTGAAAAACGGCGTTTCTACCACGGCCCGTAAGAGGCGGCTGCTTTCGAGGTCGATCGCTTCGTTGGTGAGTCGTCCATTCATCAGCATCAAGGCCTGAGGAATACCGGCGGAATAATCTTCCGGGGTGGCTCCGACAGTTTCACTTAAACGATTGACCAATTGCATTCGTTCGCCGGTCCAGCGTGGCGCGTCTTGGTCGACCCGCCCGACCGGCAAGAGCAATGCTTGCTCTAACGAATCGAAGACTTGTTCAGGGCTGAGCACTTTCAAGTGACGCTGAAAAGGGGCGTCGCCGGCTGGGGCTGCGTTGGTTTCGGCTTGATACCAATCCGACTTACAAATCGCCGCGACCAGTCCATGCACGTCGAAACCATCGTGAGCGAAACGCTCGCCAAGTTGATCGAGAAACTGTCGCTGCTCGGGGGTGGCCAGGTCGAGGTTGTCGACATCGGGATAAAGGCCATGGCCAACAAGGTATTGCCAGATTCGATTCACGGCCGTGGCCGAGAACTGGGGGTTTTCGCTGGAAGTGAGCCACGTGGCTAAACGAGCCCGCGGGGCGTTAGTCTTTTCACCTAACGGCTGGTCGCTCCACAGAAACTTAGCGGGATAGGTCTTCCCTTCGTACGTAATCTTTCCGGCAACCGAGGAATTAGGTTGGTTGTCTGCTCCGACGGGAATATTGCTATAGAAAGCGGCCAGGCCCCAGAAGTCTGCCTGCTTCCAATCGACAAAGGGGTGATCGTGGCATTGGGCACATTCAATCCGCACCCCAAGTGCCGAACGAGAAAGGTGGCTAACGTAGTTCTCCGGCAAACCGCCCAGCAGTTGGTAATAGCTGCCCGCTTCGTTGGTTGCTTGAATGGCAGTTAAATCACGCATCATCGCGTCGTAAGGCGTTCGTTCGGCGAACGCATTTTTTAGCCACGCTTCCAGCGGCATCGTCGAGCCAGCCACGGCCGTTCCGGGCGGAACCAAAACGCGTCGCCAATGGCGAGCCAGATTTTCCGAGCTGAGCCGCTGGTAGGTTTCCGCTCGTGGACCTTCGCCAAAGACCAAACGTTCGACCAGGATATCGCGGCGGTTTTCGCCCAGATCTTGAAAATCGCGGAGTTCTGAAACACTGGGCGTTCGCCCGACGATATCAAGATAAACGCGGCGAGCGAATGTCAGGTCGTCGCACTTTGCAGGCGGTTCTCCCCAAACTTCGCGGCCACGCTCGTTGATCCAGCGGGCAAGCGATTCGCCCCGGGAATCTGCTTGTGCGGTCGTGGGAGCACTGATAGCGCCGCCCAGAAGAAGCAGGAAAAATGCAGACAGCATTCGCATGTTCGGCTCCCCGATTTGGGTGCGGCCAATTGCGGCGAGGACACATTCCCAACCGCGACAAACAAGAACATAGACGCTTCGTCTATTTTAAGCAAGCAATTTTCCTAATAAAAATTGTCATGCCTTTTTTCCATCGATTTAAGGAGGCACATTT includes these proteins:
- a CDS encoding DUF1549 domain-containing protein, giving the protein MRMLSAFFLLLLGGAISAPTTAQADSRGESLARWINERGREVWGEPPAKCDDLTFARRVYLDIVGRTPSVSELRDFQDLGENRRDILVERLVFGEGPRAETYQRLSSENLARHWRRVLVPPGTAVAGSTMPLEAWLKNAFAERTPYDAMMRDLTAIQATNEAGSYYQLLGGLPENYVSHLSRSALGVRIECAQCHDHPFVDWKQADFWGLAAFYSNIPVGADNQPNSSVAGKITYEGKTYPAKFLWSDQPLGEKTNAPRARLATWLTSSENPQFSATAVNRIWQYLVGHGLYPDVDNLDLATPEQRQFLDQLGERFAHDGFDVHGLVAAICKSDWYQAETNAAPAGDAPFQRHLKVLSPEQVFDSLEQALLLPVGRVDQDAPRWTGERMQLVNRLSETVGATPEDYSAGIPQALMLMNGRLTNEAIDLESSRLLRAVVETPFFNDRDRLDTLFLAVLTRKPTEAERLALIKFVTDNSAEKSQQQAYGEILWALLNSPEFVLCR